The DNA region aaactgAACTTTAAATGTCCAGTAAATAATATGTTAGCGTTATGCGAACTCTTGTTGTTGTCTAAACCATCAGTAACGGAGCTTTAGCTAACTAATAGTccattttgggaaaaaaaaataatgcttggATGTTCAGTTCATGTTCTTGTATGTTTTCAACCCAGCATGCATCAGCGGATGTAGAAAAAATGATTTTGGGGAACAAGTGTGACATCAATGAGAAGAGGCAGGTGTCTAAAGATAGAGGCGAGAAGGTGAGCAAGCCATGTTTCTTTCCATTCTTTTATACCCCTTTTCTTTcccaaataatattatttaactttcATTATATAAGACTCTAACAGCAATGATGCCACCTTCCACAAGACTGGGTTTAGATATTATCTACCTGCATCACGGCTGCACAGTCTGTAATCATCCAGAGACATCATacttgtgttttatataatggGATCTGTCTGTACTTGTTTAGCTGGCGTTAGAGTACGGCGTCAAGTTCATGGAGACGAGCGCGAAGGCTAACATCAATGTTGAGAACGTAAGATTTGTTTCCTAATCATATCTGCATCGGATTGAGCTTTTAAAGAGCTGATATGACGATGTTTTCTGCTCTACTCGCAGGCATTCTTGACGCTTGCCAGAGACATAAAAGCAAAGATGGACACGAAATTGGTGAGAATTTGCCTTTCTGTGCTTTAGCTTCGTGTAAAAAATGGATTTAGATGATTGGAAGTTGGGGACTCTTTACAATAAAGTTTCTTTTGTCACCTTAGTTAACTGCATTTGTTAAAACGAACTGTCAGAGAACAATACTACTACACTATTTGTTAATTTCAGCTGTTTCGGCCtacagtaatgcatttttaagatcAAAAGTTGTatgttaacattaaattaacagttCTTTTAACAATGGTTCATAACTGCTgcaaaaatgccatttaaaatttTGCTCGATAGCATTTTTATAGCCTTGAAATGCAGTTTAAGTTTTCGCAAataagttaaaatgcattataatgtttgcagattcctttttttcaatgcattttcttaaattgttataaaagttcaaatgcattttatatattccaAGATACATGTTTAAATAGGTTGTTGTTTGCCTTTTTTGTATGCATAATATTTTCTAAAGTTGCAACAATGAATAGATACCATGTCTAATTATTGATAATATCATACAATGCATCAGGAGGctcaattaatgcattaaaaatacttgtcaatcaatcaattaatcaatcatttttatttatatagcgcttttaacaacacaggttgcatcaaagcactcgTACTTAATTATTGTTAAGTACAATTTACTTTTGAAGGAAATAATCCAATATCCCACTCTCTCAGAATTGGCTAAATTTCTGGCTAGCTtgcgttgcagtaatccagcGAGAGCGATTCTGATgaggttcattttttttttttctttgctcacTCAGGAGGGGAACAATCCTCAGAGCAGCAATCACGGAGTGAAAATTACCACTGAACAGCAGAAAAAGAGCAGCTTCTTTCGCTGTGTGCTACTGTGAAGACCAAGGCCTTACTGTCCGCCGCCCGTGGGCTGGACACGACTGGACTACGCTCTCCCTCTTAgcactcctcctcctcctccttcctcttTTATCCCCCCTCTCCTTCTCTGTCGCGCTCTTCTTCCAGCCCCAGGGCAGTCGGAGCTCCTGgctcctcttctcttcttccaTTGACAGATTAGCGATGCCGCTTCCTCTCGCTCACGACCCTTCCCCGACGAAACCGCGGTGGGGGAGCATCGGTTCTACAAGTCAAGGTGAAGAACTGGCTCGGAAACACGCACCTAAAGAAGATCCCACGTCTTTGTTTCAATCGCTCGTCTTGAGCGCACAACTGCCAAAATTGATCCATTCCTTGGCGACCCGGAAGCAGCCAGATCTGATATTGAGTGAGCGTTTTTGAGAGTTACgtgggatttttattttttctctatCATTCCGTTTTATTTTCGGCATTCTTCGACAATCACATGACCTTATTGCAAGTAGAGGAATATTATAACCCCCCccctttcttttatttaaaaaaaaatatatatatttctctgtttttgtccccggttttatttttcagaccTGTTGCGCATTCGCAGACTAGCTGCAGTCAGATgatccagcttttttttttttttcattacgtTTGCCGCCTCGTTAAAACTAacctcccttttttttttttcttttttttacacacacacaaagctattTCCAAatagttcagtttttttatgcagtaGCGCTAGCTTTCGTTTTAACATTCCTTCGAATAAATCCAGAACTCAGGTCTTGCTTTATGACGACCTGACGCGTTCAAAGCgttctttgatttaaaaacgcTTGGATTGAATCGACTAGAATCAAACGAAACTGACACGCGGCCCTTGATAGGAAGCGGAAATCCCGAGTTTGTAGTATTAACAGACACGCGTAACCAAAAGCAATGAGAAAGGGTGACTTTGTGACCTGAAAAGCAGAGCTACGCTTGAGCAAGCGCCTCCCGTATACAGAAGTCCATGCACTTTATCAGTATCTTTTGTGTTGTGTGTAGTTTGTGCCAAGTGATAGTTTTGCATCGTAAAAAAAGAGGCGTTTTTACATGGTTACGTGGAGTGTGACCTGCCGAATTCGTGTTCGTTTTGAGCCGTTTTCTACCGATCGGAAGCCAAAGCTGGTTTCATGCATTGGCTGCCATTGGTCCAGTTCGAATAAACGGCCTTCAATCGGTTCATATTTCTCGTGTGTTTGCGAACGGACCGCACGTGTAGCATCTGAATTGCAGTCGTGCACggtgtgtaaaaacaaacagatttgGTTCATGTGACTAGGCTTAGCCGACCGGAATACAGTAATCCACCATTCCTGAAGTACTGAACAGAGAGATGTCGTAAGCACGCGCTTATAATTGATGCAAGAAATGCAAAGCCAGAGAGTACTGCCCTCCTGAAGCGAACAGCAGCTGGATGTgcgtttttgtatttttcttgtgCTCAAATGCACGACTATTGTGAAACGAAACGCGTCGGTTGGTGCAGTCGTGTTCACCAGCAACAGGTCGGGAAACCTTACCCGTAAAATCTCGAGTGgggggagagaaaaaaaaaacctaagaaCACATCCAGGTTaaatttcaccccaaaaaaacagcatttcgtTGTTTTTTCACGACGAACGTGTTTCCACGAATGGAATTTGATTCTCGTTACCGCACCATGATTTCGCATATCGGGACGCCGTGTGTCGTACCAGCTTACGAAAAAATTACGcgattgaattaattatttacacgATGAGAATTCAGGACGCAAGAATGCTCTGCATAGATTTCGTTCGCTCCGGAGCGAAGCGTGAGCCGAACGCGTTTTTAAAAGGCTAAGAAGAAGCACAGTGTTGGGCAGACGTTGGTGAGATTCTCTTCTTGCCGCCTAAAGACGGCCACTTTCCTTCTCTTTCACTTGAAACGACTTCCTGTTTGCGCCTTGTTCTCTTTCCACCTCGAGGAGATGCCGCTTTCGGGTCGATGCGTCTTCACCAGCATCCGCAGcatctctcttctctccctGTCCAATAACGTCCCCAACTTGCCGTTTGTCTTAATAACTAATACTTGATCTTTCATTTTGGATCTATGCATCATGAAGGTGATACTGTTGACCTCctgtatgttttgtgtgtgtgtgtgtgtgtgtgtgtgtgtgtgttgttttctgtagaTGTCCTGTACGTTGAAGCGTTGGTCTGGTCGTCTTTTCTGAGCTTTAGAGGACAGTCTGCcgtttaaaacatgttaatggACCTCGAATCTGGCCTTAGGGTGTTTTtaagtgataaaataaaatgcaaaagctATAACAGACAGCTGGCaagaatttgatttgatttgcaaACAAACCAAGTGGAAAAGAGCATCAGCAAACAGGTACCGCTTTCTGTCTTAAAGCAGCGATACGTGCGTCTGTCCATCTCAGTTTAGTTCGTCTTTCtcgtatttgattttttttttttttttttcatccatatCATTTACAGATTCTTTTATATGaccatgttttcattttgtcgATTTGAGAGGTAACCAGGAGATCAGTAAATTGCattttggtataaaaaaaaagagagaaaacaattGTAAATAACTCTAAAAAGAGGTCTACTTAAATTGTACTGTACTTTCTAAAaacgttgaaaaaaaaaaaactgatctaCAGTTTTGTAGATATCTgtacttttgatttattaaaataagattCTTTTAAGAGATGGAGTCGTGTGCGTGTTTAATATTGACGGATGAATCGGTTTCTGAAAAAAGTACATTACTGTTGTATTTAGGTTTTAAGAAGCATATTTTCACACATTAATAGTGGATATAAATTCATCTGTACGGGTGCCTTGTTTATTTTCCGACTTCTTGAATCTGCAGTGAAAGATCTTCATCCTCTTCTGAGTTCTTCAGATCCTGATGTGGAAGGTGCTAGAAGAGAGAAGGGTTGAAAACATAACCAGCcagctcaaaatctaaatcctcCGTGTATAAAGCTGATCGGAAAATCTTCATAAAGAAACCGTTCCAAACAGATATGTGAACGCTTGaagtagaaaaactgaaattgatTTCCTGCAAAACGATTTCAATCATCTTCGCTTTATTTGCAGCTTCTGAGATGCTTTGTTGTTATAcatctttatttcattctaaTTCATTTACAAATCGTGATTTAAGCAAGGACggtgattttaaaatagttaaaaatgcaaattctcaTAAGTAAAAATTGAATGTCGGtctttaaaggaaaacaaattaatGGCATAGAAGCTGAAACTAGATTTTATGTGGTGTTAAACcagaatgttaaaatgtttaataaaagcctcgGTAATAAACTGAAATTTGTTTAACTAAAGCACTAAAATTGCTAAGTGGAAAtaagtaatgaaaataataataatataataataaaaaagtaaaataaataataaaataatgcagattTGAAAGGACAAATGTTTTAGTATCACTGAggtattaaatttttttaatttagcttttattttataattacatttttctgtttcatatatatatatatatatatatatatatatatatatatatatattttttttttatatagtatttgtttttttaaatacattaaattaaacaactgttgccttggcaactagctgaaataaaccTTTATTGAAGttaagttttattatttcatttaacaaattaatttaataaaatccaAACCCAACAACGGATGAAGCGATTCTATATTAAAACGTAAATCAAGCATCGCTTTCTTTAGTTTTCCTTCCTGCCGCTACTGAACCCCGTAAAGCTCTCTATCTCCGTAGACTCAAAAAAGGCATCGCATTCTGAGGAAGTCGGGCGCTCTCACTATCATGTGCTGGAAATCCTCCAGAGACAGACGGCCGCTGTTGTCCAGGTCGGCTTCACGATCACCTCTCGCACACCATCCTCACCTCGCCCCTCGGTCAGCTCGTTCGCGCGtcagtttattttaagttttctcCAGATCCGATTTACAGATGAAGTCGCCGTTGTTGAAGTCTGAGGgaagattttatttgtcacacaTACGATTTGTACAGATGAATTATTAAATCTGCAGGGTTTCGGATTTGGTTTAAATCTACCGATAAAGAATAAAGCGCGAATCGGCTTTTTAAAAGCACCAATAATGCGGAAAATCATTtgataaagaataaagaaatgctgcaaataatattgcatttatcaTTAATAGTTTGCACATTTCACAATGCATAgccaaaatttttttatttatttattaacctattatactattttaataatacattttgttactatttatttgtctgactttttagaatataattttaaaagatatatatatatatttttagtacatTCGACTTATTTTATATGATAATCCACCACAAGTGATCAATCCTTCAGTGTCCCGAATAAGATTTAATAATTTCAGCCGCCTCTAGTTGAAATCGTTGTTCTCTGTTGTTAGGAGAGCGCTATCATTTACCCTGTGTTAATGTTGCATGAGAACAGAGTTTTTTCTGATGACAGAAGCGGATCAGATTCTCTGACATCTTCTGTTCTGTTGTTTAATTAGATGCTGCATGCTTTTTCTTAGGTGGTTCCCTCTATAATGAACAACGCGTGGAATTATTGATATTCATATGTCAGTTAAGGCTCTGCAGGTTCACAGGAGGAACAGAAGACCTAAGTCAGGTCATAGTATCAAATGGTGTTGTGTCAGAACAAACTGATAACCTTGTGTACCTTACAGGCgttaatcaaaacatttgtgtacatttaaagtaattaaaatgaaaaaaattggaAAGGCATTACATTtagggaaaaataaaatttaattaaaattaacctTAATAGTAGGCCTAatactgataaaataaataaataaaaatgacaaaaaatactaaatatagtagtatttaaataatagtaatatcgGTTCTTTCAAGTAGAAAATCAGTTTAGGcgattatttttataaacaatttatttttaccagttgctcaataaagaaaaaaaataaatatatgatgaaCTTGAGTtgggttttcatcaaaaatgaaataaaataatcatttcttTAATGAATTAGTTGCATCCATCTTTGGCTTACTAACCTTGGGTGTGTTCGCTCCCAAATGAAGTAACTCTAGCTAAGCCGCGAAGGGTTAATCGCTTTTCACGTAGTTCGCTTTAAAACTGACCGTAGATTTTAAAGCATAATATGCCTTCAGGTCCCGCGCGCCATTTCACTAAGCAATCAAAACATGTCCAGAAAGTCAGCCCAAAGTCATGTTTCCTTCTCCATCTTCTGAGAAAAACCTCAGCAATCCTCTGCCTGGAAAGGGTTGTCCTACGTGAAACACAGCATTTTCCTCTTCAATAAAAATCCTCTAAATAATACAGACCACGAAACTGGTGGCTCTTGATTCGCATGATTAAGTAAAATCTCATTGCTTCAATTACGTAAGTTAGTTTAAGGGGCGGGGTTTGACATGGACTTGTTCTAGAAGTTGTGTTTCAATTTGTCCGTAGTTAGCAATTTGCTCATGAACCAATTTTATGCTCTCTTTTTGATGGTTTGTATGTAATTCTGTTTCTAAATTGTCTTTACCTGCCTTGAGTCTTTTAAAAGCTGCGTGCGCAATAAAGAGCTGCTTCCTTGTTTGAAAATGcctaaagatatttaaagtttggtttCTTACGCTGGATTTGGGTAAAACCCACCCCAATCAacgtttttgcttttttgctctGAGTTTTGCCAATAGGTTAACCATAACCCCAATCCAACTCTGACCTGGACCTAACctgacctaacctaacctaacctaaccctgacCTGTCTGATCTGACCA from Puntigrus tetrazona isolate hp1 unplaced genomic scaffold, ASM1883169v1 S000000837, whole genome shotgun sequence includes:
- the cib3 gene encoding LOW QUALITY PROTEIN: calcium and integrin-binding family member 3 (The sequence of the model RefSeq protein was modified relative to this genomic sequence to represent the inferred CDS: inserted 2 bases in 2 codons; deleted 2 bases in 2 codons; substituted 3 bases at 3 genomic stop codons); translation: MGNKQTIFTSQQLDDIRTTLSRQRIAEVFSEDGEGNMTLGDFLDMFXLLSEMAXRDLKAYYXFKIYDFNNGDFICKSDLEKTXNKLTRERADRGARXGWCARGDREADLDNSGRLSLEDFQHMIVRAPDFLSTFHIRI